One genomic region from Chthonomonas calidirosea T49 encodes:
- the queD gene encoding 6-carboxytetrahydropterin synthase QueD → MELFKEFYIEAAHRLPHVPEGHKCARLHGHSFRITIYVSGSPDPQLGWVMDFADIGEAFRPLYDMLDHRYLNEIEGLENPTSENLARWIWQRLKPRLPGLCRIVIQETCTSGCTYTGEQDHDTSVV, encoded by the coding sequence TTGGAGCTGTTTAAAGAGTTTTATATCGAAGCGGCGCATCGCCTTCCTCATGTGCCAGAGGGCCATAAATGCGCGCGTCTGCACGGACACTCTTTTCGTATCACCATCTATGTCAGCGGCTCTCCAGACCCCCAGTTGGGATGGGTTATGGATTTTGCCGACATCGGCGAGGCCTTTCGTCCTCTATATGACATGCTCGATCATCGTTACCTTAACGAAATCGAGGGTCTAGAGAACCCCACCAGCGAGAACCTCGCCCGATGGATTTGGCAGCGGTTGAAGCCCCGATTACCGGGGCTTTGTCGCATCGTCATTCAAGAGACCTGTACAAGCGGGTGTACTTACACAGGAGAACAAGACCATGACACAAGCGTTGTCTGA
- a CDS encoding sugar phosphate isomerase/epimerase family protein — translation MPLAAFPKCFLHALCVARTMTPEEWIDLAATHLEVDGLELYWGFLPHDSPQALQPLRRKAERRGLRIAMLCYSPDFTQPDREAWRAEVERAKWAVEVAARLGAETCRVLSGQARPGLDVPMGLSLAAQAITELLPTAERFQVKLALENHYKDGFWQYPELAWQQERFLELLSLIPPSPWFGVNYDPSNALLAGDDPIVLLEQVKHRVISMHASDRYLEGGSLAELRRMAYSPQQGYAPFLRHGVVGQGMNDYDKIFSLLSSVGFQGWISIEDGEDAERGIEHLQRSAQFLRAKMAEYHLA, via the coding sequence ATGCCGTTGGCAGCTTTTCCGAAATGTTTTCTCCACGCCCTCTGCGTCGCTCGCACGATGACCCCAGAGGAGTGGATCGATCTGGCAGCGACCCATTTGGAGGTTGATGGATTAGAGCTCTATTGGGGTTTTCTGCCCCACGATTCGCCCCAAGCGCTGCAGCCGTTGCGCCGTAAAGCCGAGAGACGAGGACTTCGGATCGCCATGCTGTGCTACTCGCCCGACTTTACGCAGCCGGATCGCGAAGCCTGGAGGGCCGAGGTTGAGAGGGCGAAATGGGCCGTGGAGGTGGCCGCACGGCTTGGGGCGGAGACCTGCCGCGTGCTCAGTGGACAGGCACGCCCCGGCCTAGATGTGCCGATGGGGTTGAGCCTTGCGGCCCAGGCCATCACCGAACTGTTGCCCACGGCCGAGCGTTTTCAGGTGAAGCTGGCCTTAGAGAACCACTATAAAGATGGTTTCTGGCAGTACCCCGAACTGGCCTGGCAACAAGAACGCTTTTTGGAACTGCTCTCGCTTATTCCTCCCTCCCCATGGTTTGGCGTAAACTACGATCCCTCCAACGCCCTTCTGGCCGGAGACGACCCTATCGTCCTCCTAGAGCAGGTAAAACATCGGGTCATCAGCATGCACGCTAGCGATCGCTATCTGGAGGGCGGTTCTCTGGCCGAGCTGCGCCGTATGGCCTATTCGCCTCAACAGGGCTACGCTCCTTTCTTGCGACACGGCGTCGTGGGACAAGGCATGAACGACTACGACAAGATCTTTTCGCTGCTGTCGTCCGTGGGCTTTCAGGGGTGGATCAGCATTGAGGATGGGGAGGATGCCGAGCGGGGCATCGAGCATTTACAACGGTCGGCGCAATTCTTACGCGCGAAGATGGCCGAGTATCATCTTGCTTAA
- the der gene encoding ribosome biogenesis GTPase Der — protein sequence MNQIKPNRPLVAIVGRPNVGKSALFNRLVGRRVAIVEDTPGITRDRLYQPAQWRGHHFTVIDTGGILFSDQDPLTVQVRAQAQIAMEEAALILFVVDAASGLTPTDQEIADTLRASLRPVLLVVNKTDNTRLEQHAAEFYALGFAEIYPVSAIHGHGVADLLDRVIALLQQEKALVPSDLKEEEESIRLAIVGRPNVGKSSLLNAILGEERAIVSPMPGTTRDALDTHFTWSEQPLTLIDTAGIRRSGKVQGTVEYYMVLRARTAMERSDVALVVVDAEAGITDGDKRVAQLAQEAGRACVIVVNKWDLVDPQILNSKGKLSAASRSRILKFTEQFRRECSFLDYAPLAFVSAKERFGVTSAIETAIEAAQNHAHRIATGELNRLIHEAISKHPLLDKGRAFKVYYATMVGVRPPTIVLFCNEPEMFHFSYRNYLENQLRAVYPLEGTPIRFLTRKAENRPKV from the coding sequence ATGAACCAGATAAAGCCAAACCGTCCTCTTGTTGCTATTGTGGGTCGTCCCAATGTAGGCAAATCGGCCCTCTTTAATCGGCTCGTGGGGCGTCGTGTTGCCATCGTGGAAGATACGCCGGGTATTACCCGCGATCGGCTTTACCAACCGGCCCAGTGGCGTGGGCATCACTTTACTGTGATAGATACCGGGGGAATCCTTTTCAGCGACCAAGACCCTCTTACCGTTCAGGTCCGCGCGCAAGCTCAGATCGCTATGGAGGAGGCGGCTCTCATCCTCTTTGTCGTGGATGCCGCCAGCGGCCTTACGCCTACCGACCAAGAGATCGCCGACACTCTACGGGCCTCCCTCCGCCCCGTTCTTCTCGTCGTCAACAAAACCGATAATACGCGACTGGAACAACATGCCGCCGAATTCTACGCCCTAGGCTTTGCCGAGATCTACCCCGTCTCCGCCATTCACGGTCACGGGGTGGCCGATCTGCTCGATCGAGTCATCGCGCTTTTACAGCAAGAGAAGGCACTTGTGCCCAGCGATCTCAAGGAAGAGGAGGAGTCCATTCGTCTGGCCATCGTCGGCCGACCTAACGTGGGCAAGTCGTCTCTACTTAATGCCATCCTCGGCGAAGAGAGGGCCATTGTAAGCCCTATGCCTGGCACCACACGCGACGCGCTCGACACGCATTTCACCTGGAGCGAGCAACCGCTTACTCTCATAGATACCGCCGGCATTCGTCGCAGCGGCAAGGTGCAGGGCACCGTGGAGTACTACATGGTGCTTCGCGCCCGAACCGCCATGGAGCGCAGCGACGTGGCCTTGGTGGTGGTAGATGCCGAGGCCGGTATTACGGATGGCGACAAACGCGTGGCACAGCTCGCCCAAGAGGCTGGCCGCGCGTGCGTGATCGTCGTCAACAAATGGGACCTTGTTGACCCCCAAATTCTAAACTCAAAAGGGAAACTCTCGGCGGCCTCACGCAGCCGTATTTTGAAGTTTACCGAACAGTTCCGTCGCGAGTGCTCTTTCCTGGACTACGCTCCCCTCGCGTTTGTATCGGCGAAAGAGAGATTTGGAGTGACCAGTGCCATTGAAACCGCCATCGAGGCCGCGCAAAACCATGCCCATCGCATTGCGACCGGTGAACTAAACCGGCTGATTCATGAGGCCATATCGAAGCATCCGCTGCTCGACAAAGGGCGCGCCTTCAAAGTCTACTACGCCACCATGGTGGGCGTACGGCCCCCCACCATTGTGTTGTTCTGCAACGAACCGGAGATGTTTCACTTCTCCTATCGCAACTATCTGGAGAACCAACTGCGCGCGGTCTATCCGTTGGAGGGTACCCCCATACGTTTCCTTACCCGCAAGGCCGAAAACCGTCCCAAGGTGTAA
- a CDS encoding Kdo hydroxylase family protein translates to MQLVPIQLEQIGQPHYTAQLYEHLEKGNILLLEKTPFAPNEEDAAFLRGQHQADTKIHKNIAYKTPLDKLTGAQNETPEDAQRLKRIMKAYAQGALQFLANLLPAYAKAWKVDYASFRPFEEQGRDLPLSRRNDLMHVDAFPTRPTHGGRILRLFTNISPDRDRVWVTAGPFEQLAQRYAKEAGLQKVTALPATLQRTGAYITRMLGVRSDVPSPYDQFMMGFHHFLKANESFQKNERLFTFHFPPGASWICFTDQIAHAVTSGQYALEQTCIVPRSAMQFPELAPVAVLERLAGKPLAPSA, encoded by the coding sequence ATGCAGCTTGTACCTATCCAGCTTGAACAAATAGGCCAACCCCACTACACGGCCCAACTTTATGAACACCTCGAAAAAGGAAATATCCTCCTTCTCGAAAAAACGCCCTTCGCACCAAACGAGGAAGATGCCGCCTTCCTTCGAGGACAACATCAGGCCGATACTAAAATTCATAAGAATATCGCCTACAAAACACCCCTCGATAAACTGACCGGAGCCCAAAACGAAACCCCGGAAGATGCTCAACGCCTCAAACGCATTATGAAAGCCTATGCCCAAGGAGCCCTTCAGTTTCTCGCGAACCTCCTGCCCGCCTACGCTAAAGCCTGGAAGGTGGACTACGCGAGCTTTCGACCCTTCGAAGAACAGGGCCGCGATCTGCCCCTAAGCCGCCGTAATGACCTTATGCATGTGGATGCTTTCCCCACACGCCCTACCCACGGGGGACGTATCCTCAGACTCTTTACCAACATTAGCCCCGACCGAGACCGCGTTTGGGTGACTGCTGGCCCCTTCGAACAGCTCGCACAACGCTATGCCAAAGAGGCCGGACTCCAGAAGGTAACTGCCCTGCCGGCAACGCTTCAACGCACCGGAGCCTATATCACACGGATGCTGGGCGTGCGCTCCGATGTCCCCTCCCCCTACGATCAGTTTATGATGGGATTTCACCACTTTCTTAAGGCCAACGAAAGCTTTCAGAAAAATGAACGACTCTTTACCTTTCACTTCCCACCAGGCGCTAGCTGGATATGCTTCACCGACCAGATCGCCCATGCCGTGACCTCCGGACAGTATGCCCTCGAACAGACCTGCATCGTGCCTCGCAGCGCCATGCAGTTCCCCGAACTGGCACCGGTGGCCGTGCTAGAGCGACTTGCTGGTAAACCGCTCGCGCCGTCCGCATAA
- a CDS encoding vWA domain-containing protein: MHLLSPWSLLWLPLIWGAIILLYILKLRRKDVEVSSLYLWQQVIRDVQANAPFQKLRYNPLLLMQLLIALLLILALSQPVLRLLTRGGRTLVLVVDTGVTMRATDGSPTRLDQAKEVAYRLISQLRPGDRMIVIAAGSSPQALTGFTDNRTELRRAIGTLQASEAPPDMHTALQLASELAQTTGNGGLIELVTDGCFSHMDTASLSLGNNIGLRAYIVGKSDDNVGIVAFDYRRLVGYQHGLEVLASTQNFSSHPRKFIEELYAGKQLVDAREISLGPGATHTDTYAMQEPPGALPLKFHLDVKDDLSTDNTAYLVLAPKRIFKVLLTGAENIFLENALEVDPDLQVDVSPNYPGDAVAQKYDVVIFYNAAPKTLPPGHYLFIHCSGDRSPAQLTGATASVETVDWQHTDPVMRYVDLTNQRFDDVLLSTPKPWAREVVTGDSGPLIVEGEDGPTRSLFFAFDPDQSRLPLSVAFPILISESVRWLATGEATEGLPSRAGQPVTLAAAPGATSVLVRLPDGSARRVGLGPDGRALFNDTDQCGFYSVTSGYPVGIGGRTANDRGLFAISLNNPEASNIAPVKKLPFEAPNPQAERGKPVVVLHPFLPWLVLLALIALGFEWYLFHRRPFFVRG; the protein is encoded by the coding sequence ATGCACCTGCTCAGCCCCTGGAGCCTGCTTTGGTTGCCTCTCATCTGGGGTGCCATTATTTTGCTCTACATTTTGAAACTGCGTCGCAAGGATGTGGAGGTCTCCTCACTCTACCTTTGGCAGCAGGTCATTCGGGATGTGCAGGCCAACGCGCCTTTCCAAAAACTTCGTTATAATCCGCTGTTGTTGATGCAGCTTCTCATCGCTCTACTGCTTATTTTGGCGCTCTCCCAACCGGTGCTGCGGTTGCTTACGCGAGGGGGACGTACGCTGGTTTTGGTGGTGGATACCGGCGTGACGATGCGAGCCACCGATGGCTCTCCCACCCGTCTTGACCAAGCGAAAGAGGTGGCCTATCGCCTGATATCCCAGCTGCGCCCGGGAGACAGGATGATCGTTATCGCGGCCGGTAGCTCGCCGCAAGCCCTTACCGGTTTTACCGATAATCGCACCGAGCTGCGGCGTGCCATCGGTACCCTGCAGGCCTCGGAGGCGCCCCCCGATATGCATACAGCCCTGCAACTGGCTTCGGAGCTGGCCCAGACGACGGGGAACGGGGGGCTTATCGAGCTGGTTACCGATGGCTGTTTTTCGCACATGGATACCGCCTCTCTTAGTCTGGGCAACAACATCGGTTTGCGCGCCTACATCGTCGGCAAAAGCGATGACAACGTGGGCATTGTGGCTTTTGACTACCGTAGGTTGGTGGGCTATCAGCATGGGCTCGAGGTGCTGGCCTCTACCCAGAATTTTTCCTCGCATCCCCGCAAGTTTATTGAGGAGCTGTATGCGGGCAAGCAGTTGGTGGATGCCCGCGAGATCTCTTTAGGCCCTGGCGCTACGCATACCGACACCTACGCGATGCAGGAGCCGCCAGGGGCGCTGCCGCTGAAGTTTCATTTGGATGTAAAGGACGACCTTAGCACCGACAATACGGCCTACCTGGTGTTGGCGCCCAAACGCATTTTTAAAGTTTTGCTGACAGGGGCGGAGAACATCTTTTTAGAGAACGCTTTGGAGGTAGACCCCGATCTTCAGGTAGATGTGTCGCCGAACTATCCGGGCGATGCCGTGGCGCAAAAATACGATGTGGTCATTTTCTATAACGCGGCGCCAAAAACGCTTCCGCCAGGGCACTACCTTTTTATCCACTGCTCTGGCGACCGCAGCCCAGCACAGCTGACGGGGGCAACAGCCAGCGTGGAGACGGTGGACTGGCAGCATACCGACCCCGTGATGCGCTATGTGGATTTAACCAACCAGCGTTTTGATGACGTGCTTTTGTCTACCCCCAAACCGTGGGCGCGCGAGGTGGTAACGGGCGATTCAGGGCCGTTGATCGTGGAGGGGGAGGATGGCCCAACGCGATCGCTCTTCTTTGCCTTTGACCCCGATCAGTCTCGGCTTCCGTTATCGGTTGCTTTTCCCATTTTGATCTCTGAGAGCGTCCGTTGGCTGGCGACGGGGGAGGCGACGGAAGGTTTGCCCTCGCGCGCTGGGCAGCCGGTGACGTTGGCGGCAGCGCCTGGGGCTACATCTGTGTTGGTGCGTCTGCCAGATGGCTCTGCAAGGCGGGTGGGTTTAGGGCCGGACGGGCGGGCTCTGTTTAACGACACCGACCAGTGCGGGTTTTATTCGGTAACAAGTGGTTATCCGGTAGGCATAGGGGGGCGCACCGCGAACGATAGGGGGCTTTTTGCCATTAGCTTGAACAACCCCGAAGCCTCCAACATTGCGCCGGTTAAGAAGTTGCCGTTTGAGGCGCCCAATCCACAAGCAGAGCGTGGGAAACCGGTTGTCGTCCTACACCCCTTTTTGCCATGGCTTGTTCTACTGGCTCTCATCGCGTTGGGGTTCGAGTGGTACCTGTTCCATCGCCGTCCGTTTTTTGTGCGGGGGTAG
- the bcp gene encoding thioredoxin-dependent thiol peroxidase produces MLKEGDLAPDFTLPDQEGHPVTLSDLRGRTVVLFFYPRADTPGCTAEACGFRDMAQRFRERGIELLGISPDAPKAQAKFAEKYQLPMRLLADTEHKVAELYGVWVEKKRYGRTYMGVERKTFVIGPDGRLTKIFQKVKPEGHAAEVLSALT; encoded by the coding sequence ATGCTGAAGGAAGGCGATCTCGCCCCCGATTTCACCCTACCCGACCAGGAGGGTCATCCCGTAACGCTTTCGGATTTACGCGGAAGAACGGTAGTCCTGTTTTTCTATCCGCGTGCCGACACGCCGGGCTGTACGGCAGAGGCCTGCGGGTTTCGCGATATGGCTCAGCGATTTCGCGAGCGTGGCATTGAGCTTTTAGGCATTAGCCCCGACGCGCCCAAGGCGCAGGCCAAATTCGCCGAAAAGTACCAGCTGCCCATGCGCCTGCTTGCGGACACCGAACATAAGGTAGCCGAGCTTTACGGGGTGTGGGTGGAGAAAAAGCGCTATGGCCGCACCTATATGGGCGTGGAACGTAAGACCTTTGTTATTGGCCCAGACGGGCGCCTAACAAAGATTTTTCAGAAAGTCAAGCCCGAAGGCCACGCAGCGGAGGTTCTTTCCGCCCTAACCTGA
- a CDS encoding Rieske (2Fe-2S) protein, with product MTQALSETFVPVADLEQLKAQGCLTAEVQGRTVALFWQDNQVYAVDNRCPHMGFPLHQGSLRCGILTCHWHHARFDLATGGTFDLWADDVTVYPTRLADGKVWVDIRPAHEADLSKHRKRLEHGLKHNLRLVIAKAVLGLEGFGAQGHREAIEVGAELGTRHAREGWNAGLTIFTAMANILPALEAADRPLALYHGLSHVASTVANQPPLFLPDPLPQAQVALERLKAWFREFIEVRDTVGAMRVLHTAIVAGHSLSQIADMVFAAATDHLYLSGGHALDFTNKAFELLEQVSPHLTPQILLSVVPVLANAHRSEESASWRHPIDLANLLTSAFAELPGILQKASSAKWQCTPAFLETLLGEDPFAIVENLQAALLQGARFEQLAGAVALAAAYRIAYFRTSNEFSDWITVLHTFTYANAVHQAMRRAPSLELLRAVFDGALSVYLARFLNTPPAPLPRPLDAIQEPLTTLLDKLNSQNQVEAVAQQVLTWLVQGGSESKLLATLGQALLREDAEFHTYQMVEAGFRQYRNHGNTPEGRILLMAIARYLAAHSPTSRANLQTYQVALRLHRGENLYLSESGDSS from the coding sequence ATGACACAAGCGTTGTCTGAAACGTTCGTGCCTGTAGCCGATCTCGAGCAGCTGAAGGCACAAGGCTGCCTTACCGCCGAAGTTCAGGGGCGCACGGTAGCTCTCTTTTGGCAGGATAACCAGGTTTACGCGGTGGATAACCGTTGTCCGCACATGGGCTTTCCTCTTCATCAAGGCAGCCTTCGTTGCGGCATTCTTACCTGTCACTGGCACCATGCCCGGTTCGACCTTGCCACCGGAGGCACTTTCGACCTTTGGGCGGACGACGTAACCGTTTATCCCACGCGCCTAGCCGACGGCAAAGTCTGGGTGGACATCCGGCCCGCCCACGAAGCCGACCTCAGCAAGCATCGCAAGCGTCTGGAGCACGGTTTAAAGCACAACCTACGTTTGGTTATTGCCAAAGCGGTGCTTGGGTTAGAGGGTTTTGGGGCCCAAGGGCATCGGGAGGCGATCGAGGTAGGTGCGGAACTGGGTACACGCCATGCTCGCGAGGGCTGGAACGCAGGGCTCACTATTTTTACCGCCATGGCCAATATTCTGCCGGCGTTGGAGGCGGCCGATCGTCCCTTGGCGCTCTACCATGGTCTTAGCCACGTGGCCTCTACGGTAGCGAACCAGCCTCCTCTCTTTCTCCCCGACCCTTTGCCGCAGGCCCAGGTTGCATTGGAACGGCTTAAGGCCTGGTTTCGGGAGTTCATCGAGGTGCGCGACACCGTCGGTGCCATGCGGGTTCTTCACACCGCCATCGTAGCGGGCCACTCGCTTTCACAGATTGCCGACATGGTTTTCGCCGCCGCTACAGACCACCTCTATCTCAGTGGAGGTCACGCACTAGACTTCACCAACAAGGCTTTTGAGCTTTTAGAGCAGGTCTCTCCACACCTTACCCCTCAAATTCTACTGAGCGTCGTGCCCGTTTTGGCGAATGCGCATCGCAGCGAGGAGTCAGCGAGTTGGCGGCACCCCATAGACCTCGCCAACCTACTCACCTCCGCATTCGCGGAACTACCGGGGATCCTTCAAAAGGCTTCATCTGCCAAATGGCAGTGCACTCCCGCCTTTCTTGAGACTCTGCTTGGGGAGGATCCGTTTGCCATTGTGGAAAACCTACAGGCCGCTCTTCTTCAGGGAGCTCGCTTTGAACAGCTTGCTGGCGCCGTTGCGTTGGCCGCAGCCTATCGGATAGCTTATTTCCGTACCTCCAATGAATTCAGCGACTGGATAACGGTTTTGCACACCTTTACCTACGCTAACGCCGTACATCAGGCCATGCGTCGTGCGCCCTCCCTGGAGCTTCTACGCGCCGTTTTCGACGGCGCTCTCAGCGTCTACCTAGCTCGATTTCTTAACACCCCACCGGCGCCGCTACCGCGTCCTCTCGATGCCATTCAAGAGCCTCTCACCACTCTGCTCGATAAGCTCAACAGCCAGAACCAGGTGGAGGCGGTGGCGCAGCAGGTGCTTACCTGGCTAGTACAGGGTGGCTCGGAGTCGAAGCTATTAGCGACCCTAGGGCAAGCTCTTTTACGAGAGGATGCCGAGTTCCACACCTATCAGATGGTTGAGGCCGGATTTCGCCAGTACCGCAACCACGGCAATACCCCCGAAGGACGCATTTTGCTGATGGCGATAGCCCGTTATCTCGCCGCGCACTCGCCCACTTCCCGCGCCAATCTACAGACCTACCAGGTGGCCTTACGACTTCACCGAGGGGAGAACCTGTATCTGTCGGAGTCGGGCGATTCTTCGTAG
- a CDS encoding VWA domain-containing protein: MARWSERGSQNGRKLGSFQPSEMIAAVAALALLAGLVGAGAYMFSHARSGKRVDLLVGADVTGSVHMQSRKQMFGVLDETVAEVLPQGSHVEIWSFDVNAHKFADLVPVRPEDLWPTEDEVMALHPTSWGTFPAVAFKEMVREVSADQSQGEPAAILMLTDGEDENPRTTVEEAKKLAQISSLKAVWFCGVTSRNGFRSELERRLMPIFGNRLIVTGRQDAAEGLQRLRLLLESPNKAK; encoded by the coding sequence ATGGCTCGATGGAGCGAACGAGGAAGCCAGAACGGGCGAAAACTGGGCTCGTTCCAACCTTCTGAAATGATCGCCGCTGTGGCCGCTCTCGCGCTTTTGGCAGGGCTTGTGGGAGCCGGCGCCTATATGTTTTCTCATGCGCGTTCGGGTAAGAGGGTAGACCTCCTGGTGGGGGCCGATGTCACAGGCAGTGTTCACATGCAGTCGCGCAAACAGATGTTCGGCGTACTGGATGAAACGGTGGCGGAGGTGCTACCGCAAGGATCGCATGTGGAGATATGGTCGTTTGATGTGAATGCGCATAAGTTTGCCGACCTCGTGCCAGTGCGTCCAGAAGACCTATGGCCGACAGAGGATGAGGTGATGGCGCTGCACCCCACGAGCTGGGGCACCTTTCCTGCAGTGGCATTTAAAGAGATGGTGCGCGAGGTTAGTGCCGATCAGTCGCAAGGCGAGCCGGCCGCTATTTTAATGCTGACCGATGGAGAGGATGAAAACCCGCGCACGACCGTTGAGGAGGCCAAAAAGCTTGCGCAGATCAGCTCTTTAAAAGCGGTGTGGTTTTGTGGGGTGACATCGCGAAACGGCTTCCGCTCGGAACTTGAAAGAAGGTTGATGCCGATTTTTGGCAACAGGTTAATTGTAACCGGGCGCCAGGATGCAGCGGAGGGGCTGCAACGCTTGCGCCTACTGCTGGAGTCCCCCAATAAGGCGAAATAG
- a CDS encoding Gfo/Idh/MocA family protein produces MDFVVNVTTDTTPTRIGIIGCGNVSGIYFGAGKRFQNLEIVACADMLMERAKAQAEKYGVPKVLSVDQLLADPEVEIVVNLTIPKAHAEVALAALEAGKHVYCEKPLAVSREQGRHMISLARQKGLRIGCAPDTFLGGGHQTCRKLIDEGVIGEPVAASAFMLCHGHESWHPDPEFYYDKEGGGPLLDMGPYYLTALINMIGGIRRVAGAARITFPERTITSQKKYGTKIVVGTPTHIASTLDFHTGAISTLVTSFDVWAHHMPNIEVYGAEGSLLVPDPNGFGGRVLVKRHDEPEWREVPLVYGYTDNARGLGVADMAAAIRSGRPHRASGDLAFHVLDVMLGILESSEQNRHYFPETTVERPKALPLGLQDGEIDL; encoded by the coding sequence ATGGACTTCGTAGTGAACGTGACGACAGACACAACGCCCACCCGCATCGGCATCATCGGTTGCGGCAACGTTAGCGGCATCTATTTTGGGGCGGGAAAACGTTTTCAGAACCTTGAAATCGTTGCCTGCGCCGACATGCTCATGGAGCGTGCGAAAGCACAGGCGGAAAAATACGGCGTACCCAAGGTGCTCTCGGTAGACCAACTCTTGGCCGACCCGGAGGTGGAGATCGTTGTTAATCTCACTATTCCCAAAGCGCACGCTGAGGTGGCTTTAGCGGCGTTGGAGGCGGGCAAACACGTGTACTGCGAAAAGCCTTTAGCCGTCTCGCGAGAGCAGGGCCGCCACATGATATCTCTTGCCCGACAGAAGGGACTACGTATTGGCTGTGCCCCGGACACCTTTTTAGGGGGTGGACATCAGACCTGCCGTAAACTCATTGACGAGGGGGTCATCGGAGAGCCCGTTGCGGCCTCCGCCTTTATGCTGTGCCACGGGCACGAGTCGTGGCACCCCGACCCAGAGTTCTACTACGATAAAGAGGGCGGCGGCCCACTGCTAGATATGGGGCCTTACTATCTCACCGCGCTTATCAACATGATCGGTGGCATACGGCGCGTCGCTGGGGCTGCGCGCATTACGTTCCCCGAACGCACCATTACCAGCCAGAAGAAGTACGGCACCAAAATCGTGGTCGGCACGCCGACCCACATCGCCTCCACCCTTGACTTCCACACGGGGGCCATCAGCACGCTGGTTACCAGCTTCGATGTGTGGGCGCATCACATGCCAAATATCGAGGTGTACGGCGCCGAAGGCTCTCTGCTGGTACCCGACCCCAACGGCTTTGGCGGGCGCGTGTTGGTAAAGCGTCACGACGAACCGGAATGGCGTGAGGTTCCCCTCGTCTACGGATATACCGATAACGCACGAGGGCTCGGAGTGGCCGATATGGCCGCTGCTATTCGCTCGGGCCGCCCCCATCGTGCCTCTGGCGACCTCGCCTTTCATGTGCTCGACGTTATGCTAGGCATTTTAGAATCGTCAGAACAAAATAGGCACTACTTCCCAGAAACCACGGTCGAGCGACCGAAAGCGCTGCCGCTAGGCCTTCAGGACGGTGAGATAGACCTCTAA